A DNA window from Allokutzneria albata contains the following coding sequences:
- a CDS encoding AMIN-like domain-containing (lipo)protein: protein MTSRVPTRGLRKAIAAGAVTAGLLGVFAPAASAAPVQECEPFTFSGVQVRDTGDTTAVDLTYSRPVEDVTVRELTEPPVQDGSGDPVPVKGSTWFEVRMLCGYDWYGNPYTGPRRIEGKGVVREIVLNGDFEGTLSWVIGTDKGLFPRSVHHTGSTLTIEFPKD, encoded by the coding sequence ATGACTTCGCGAGTCCCCACCCGTGGTCTGCGCAAGGCGATCGCCGCCGGCGCGGTGACGGCAGGGTTGCTGGGCGTGTTCGCGCCCGCCGCCTCCGCCGCCCCGGTGCAGGAGTGCGAACCGTTCACCTTCTCCGGAGTGCAGGTTCGTGACACCGGCGACACGACCGCTGTCGACCTGACCTACTCCCGCCCCGTCGAGGACGTGACGGTGCGCGAGCTGACCGAACCGCCCGTGCAAGACGGTTCGGGTGACCCGGTCCCGGTCAAGGGATCGACCTGGTTCGAGGTCCGGATGCTGTGCGGCTACGACTGGTACGGCAACCCGTACACCGGTCCGCGTCGTATCGAGGGCAAGGGCGTTGTCCGCGAGATCGTCCTCAACGGCGACTTCGAGGGCACCCTTTCCTGGGTCATCGGGACGGACAAGGGCTTGTTCCCGAGGTCCGTGCACCACACCGGGTCCACACTGACGATCGAGTTCCCCAAGGACTAG
- a CDS encoding DUF3073 domain-containing protein translates to MGRGRAKAKQTKVARELKYNTPPADFDALQRELSGSGDEKPSPAKPVEDDEDEDPYEDRYADKYRD, encoded by the coding sequence ATGGGGCGCGGCCGTGCAAAGGCCAAGCAGACGAAGGTGGCCCGGGAGCTCAAGTACAACACCCCTCCCGCCGACTTCGATGCGCTGCAGCGCGAGCTGTCCGGGTCCGGTGACGAGAAGCCTTCTCCGGCGAAGCCCGTCGAGGACGACGAGGACGAGGACCCGTACGAGGACAGGTACGCGGACAAGTACCGCGACTGA
- a CDS encoding AMIN-like domain-containing (lipo)protein, translating into MTSLLSRLAVGGVLIAALGGAVAPVATAAPAPAVNCNEGNSLKDVFHSADHDGISVVFNFHCKVEGTVREIAFLNPGEKPFNMEGEIKEVALKNGKKVKVDQSAKAWIRVVTDGYNWTKDAYKGENILSGEGAVKQIVHGDNFEGQSNWFIGLDKKRGFTKTVKGKTITVTVKV; encoded by the coding sequence ATGACCTCGCTGCTTTCCCGCCTCGCCGTCGGTGGCGTCCTGATCGCCGCCCTGGGTGGAGCCGTCGCCCCCGTCGCGACCGCCGCGCCCGCCCCGGCCGTGAACTGCAACGAGGGCAACTCGCTCAAGGACGTCTTCCACTCGGCCGACCACGACGGCATCAGCGTCGTCTTCAACTTCCACTGCAAGGTCGAGGGCACGGTCCGCGAGATCGCTTTCCTCAACCCGGGTGAGAAGCCCTTCAACATGGAGGGTGAGATCAAGGAAGTCGCGCTGAAGAACGGCAAGAAGGTCAAGGTCGACCAGTCCGCCAAGGCGTGGATCCGCGTCGTCACCGACGGCTACAACTGGACCAAGGACGCCTACAAGGGCGAGAACATCCTCTCCGGTGAGGGCGCCGTGAAGCAGATCGTGCACGGCGACAACTTCGAGGGCCAGTCCAACTGGTTCATCGGCCTGGACAAGAAGCGCGGCTTCACCAAGACCGTCAAGGGCAAGACCATCACCGTGACCGTCAAGGTCTGA
- the iolC gene encoding 5-dehydro-2-deoxygluconokinase: MTTLELLTVGRVGVDLYPEQSGVSLAEVSTFAKSLGGTATNVAVAAARLGRRSAVFTKVGEDDFGPYVRNALSGFGVSPEHVGTEPGLLTPVVFCALNPPADPPLLFYRRPTAPDLRLRPEDVPWDEVENVPLFWVTGTGVCEEPARATQREMLLRRGRRDHTVLDLDYRPMFWESEDVARAEISWMLDHVTVAVGNRTEVEIAVGTDDPDEAAKRLLDRGVRLAIVKKGAEGVLVATEQGSWTVPPHPVEVVCGLGAGDAFGGALAHGLLAGWDPVRIAEYANVAGALVASRLACADAMPTSAEIEAELS; this comes from the coding sequence GTGACAACGCTCGAACTGCTCACCGTGGGACGCGTGGGTGTCGACCTCTACCCGGAACAGAGCGGGGTCTCGCTCGCCGAGGTCAGCACGTTCGCGAAGTCCCTCGGCGGGACGGCGACCAACGTCGCGGTGGCGGCGGCCAGGCTCGGCCGCCGCTCCGCCGTGTTCACCAAGGTCGGCGAGGATGATTTCGGCCCTTACGTCCGCAACGCGCTGAGCGGCTTCGGTGTGTCGCCGGAACACGTCGGCACGGAACCGGGTCTGCTCACCCCGGTGGTGTTCTGCGCGCTCAACCCGCCCGCCGATCCGCCGCTGTTGTTCTACCGCCGTCCCACCGCGCCCGATCTCCGGCTGCGCCCGGAGGACGTGCCGTGGGACGAGGTCGAGAACGTGCCGCTGTTCTGGGTCACCGGCACCGGTGTGTGCGAGGAGCCCGCGCGGGCCACTCAACGGGAGATGCTGCTGCGCCGTGGTCGCCGCGACCACACCGTGCTCGATCTGGACTACCGCCCGATGTTCTGGGAGTCCGAGGACGTCGCCCGCGCGGAGATCTCGTGGATGCTCGACCACGTCACGGTCGCGGTGGGCAACCGGACCGAGGTGGAGATCGCTGTGGGCACGGACGATCCCGACGAGGCGGCCAAACGATTGCTCGACCGCGGTGTGCGCCTGGCGATCGTGAAGAAGGGCGCCGAGGGCGTGCTGGTCGCCACCGAGCAGGGTTCGTGGACGGTGCCGCCGCACCCGGTGGAGGTGGTGTGCGGGCTCGGCGCCGGTGACGCGTTCGGCGGAGCACTCGCCCACGGATTGCTGGCAGGCTGGGACCCGGTGCGGATCGCGGAGTACGCCAACGTGGCCGGCGCGCTGGTCGCGTCGCGGCTGGCGTGCGCCGACGCCATGCCGACGTCCGCGGAGATCGAGGCTGAGCTGTCGTGA
- a CDS encoding RsiG family protein, with protein sequence MIEVRPGGRRRIDRVLAPDYTEGVEQRPLSEVRELRDEAAQEETDLSYVRRLLHARIDIVLAEQRRRSEGGPTSVVEQLVGILSENAVRSTGSLGRAQMPEPSRAEAHRRHVETLVSDVDLSNVTSLTEEQIAHALRAYRAEEASVSGRRREVQAVMDKLNEEIARRYREGRASVDDLLAASRLRTQDGTDEPEED encoded by the coding sequence GGCGCCGGAGGATTGACCGCGTGCTGGCCCCGGACTACACCGAGGGTGTCGAGCAGCGCCCCCTCAGCGAGGTGCGGGAGCTGCGGGACGAAGCTGCCCAGGAGGAGACGGACCTCTCCTACGTGCGCAGGCTGCTGCACGCCAGGATCGACATCGTGCTCGCCGAGCAACGCAGGCGGTCCGAGGGTGGACCGACCTCCGTGGTCGAGCAGCTCGTCGGCATCCTGTCGGAGAACGCGGTCCGGTCCACCGGCAGTCTCGGGCGCGCCCAGATGCCGGAGCCCTCGCGCGCGGAGGCGCACCGCAGGCACGTGGAGACCCTGGTCTCCGACGTGGACCTGTCCAACGTCACCTCGCTGACCGAGGAGCAGATCGCGCACGCGCTGCGGGCCTACCGGGCCGAGGAGGCCTCGGTGTCCGGGCGGCGGCGCGAGGTGCAGGCCGTGATGGACAAGCTCAACGAGGAGATCGCCCGGCGCTACCGGGAGGGCAGGGCGTCGGTCGACGATCTGCTTGCCGCCAGCAGGCTGCGCACGCAGGACGGGACCGACGAACCCGAGGAGGACTAG
- the iolB gene encoding 5-deoxy-glucuronate isomerase: MTLHRPQGTLAAGGDPILLTPEDAGWTYCGLRVLVLEPGEPRRIETGEFEAFVLPLAGGCVVEVDGQRFELEGRGSVFTRVTDFAYVPRDASVTLTSSAGAEIALPMARCTRRLEPRYGPAEDVPVEVRGAGNATRQVTNFGTPGVWDHADKLNACELITPDGNWSSYPPHKHDDSEPCEVVNEEIYYFRIAARDGITPSREGFGFHRTYTGDIKIASEDLLAGSSIDEDVTVRDGDVFLIPRGYHGPCVAAPGYPMYYLNVLAGPGEERSMAFCDDPAHTWIRDTWATTPTDPRCPVTSATPKRTE; this comes from the coding sequence GTGACGCTTCACCGTCCACAAGGGACGCTCGCAGCCGGTGGCGACCCGATCCTGCTGACACCGGAGGACGCGGGCTGGACCTACTGCGGCCTGCGCGTGCTGGTGCTGGAGCCGGGTGAGCCGCGCCGGATCGAGACGGGCGAGTTCGAGGCGTTCGTGCTCCCGCTCGCCGGTGGCTGCGTCGTCGAGGTCGACGGTCAGCGCTTCGAACTGGAAGGCCGGGGGTCCGTCTTCACCCGCGTCACCGATTTCGCTTACGTGCCGAGGGATGCTTCCGTCACCCTGACGTCGTCCGCCGGCGCGGAGATCGCGCTGCCGATGGCCAGGTGCACGCGGCGGCTCGAACCGCGCTACGGCCCGGCGGAGGACGTCCCGGTCGAGGTGCGCGGCGCGGGCAACGCCACCCGCCAGGTCACCAACTTCGGCACTCCGGGCGTCTGGGACCACGCGGACAAGCTCAACGCCTGCGAGCTGATCACGCCGGACGGCAACTGGTCGTCCTACCCGCCGCACAAGCACGACGACTCCGAGCCGTGCGAGGTGGTCAACGAGGAGATCTACTACTTCCGCATCGCCGCACGGGACGGGATCACACCGTCGCGCGAGGGCTTCGGCTTCCACCGCACCTACACCGGTGATATCAAGATCGCCTCCGAAGACCTGCTTGCAGGGTCGAGCATTGATGAGGACGTGACCGTGCGCGACGGCGATGTCTTCCTCATCCCGCGCGGCTACCACGGCCCGTGCGTCGCGGCGCCCGGCTACCCGATGTACTACCTCAACGTCCTCGCCGGCCCGGGGGAGGAGCGGTCCATGGCGTTCTGCGACGATCCCGCGCACACCTGGATCCGGGACACCTGGGCCACCACCCCCACCGACCCCCGATGCCCCGTCACCAGCGCGACCCCCAAACGCACCGAATGA
- a CDS encoding asparaginase, with the protein MVEVVRSGVRECVHHGSVIVLGPAGEVVTVHGDTRRPIMPRSSNKPVQALGMLRCGLDVPDDADLALICASHNGEPEHVDRATALLAKHGLSPDDLLCPPDYPVHEGSRNELLASGGTANRISMNCSGKHAGMLATCVQRGWPTTSYTDPSHPLQVTIRDTLAELAEEPIAHTAVDGCGAPLFSVSLYGLARAFGKLARAEPGSDLRRVADAMRAHPHLVAGTGREDTLLMNAVPGLLCKAGAEGVHAAALPDGRAVALKIADGAQRARMPVIVGALRALGVSTPALEELAEEPVRGGGRRVGSVRLLPNVF; encoded by the coding sequence CTGGTCGAGGTGGTCCGCTCCGGTGTGCGCGAGTGCGTGCACCACGGCTCGGTGATCGTGCTCGGCCCGGCGGGCGAGGTGGTCACGGTCCACGGGGACACCCGCAGGCCGATCATGCCGCGCTCGTCGAACAAGCCGGTGCAGGCACTGGGCATGCTCCGGTGCGGCCTCGACGTGCCGGACGACGCGGACCTGGCGCTGATCTGCGCCTCCCACAACGGCGAACCGGAGCACGTCGACCGGGCGACGGCACTGCTGGCCAAGCACGGCCTCAGCCCGGACGACCTGCTGTGCCCGCCGGACTACCCGGTGCACGAAGGCAGCAGGAACGAGCTGCTGGCCTCCGGCGGCACGGCGAACCGGATCAGCATGAACTGCTCCGGCAAGCACGCGGGCATGCTCGCGACCTGCGTCCAGCGGGGCTGGCCGACGACGTCCTACACCGATCCCTCGCACCCGCTCCAGGTGACGATCAGGGACACCCTCGCCGAGCTGGCCGAGGAGCCGATCGCGCACACCGCGGTCGACGGGTGCGGGGCGCCGCTGTTCTCGGTCTCGCTCTACGGGCTCGCCAGGGCCTTCGGCAAGCTCGCGCGGGCGGAGCCTGGCTCCGATCTGCGCCGGGTCGCCGACGCCATGCGCGCTCACCCGCACCTCGTGGCGGGAACGGGGCGCGAGGACACGCTGCTGATGAACGCGGTGCCCGGCCTGCTGTGCAAGGCGGGGGCCGAAGGCGTGCACGCGGCCGCCCTTCCGGACGGGCGGGCGGTGGCTCTCAAGATCGCCGACGGGGCGCAGCGGGCGCGGATGCCGGTGATCGTCGGCGCGCTGCGGGCGCTGGGCGTCTCGACTCCCGCGCTGGAGGAGCTGGCCGAGGAGCCGGTGCGCGGCGGTGGCCGCCGGGTCGGCTCGGTCCGCCTGCTCCCCAACGTCTTCTGA
- a CDS encoding Cgl0159 family (beta/alpha)8-fold protein has protein sequence MITHSQWRELLHTRAFEPSAIAAAYAARRRRPLLGPSGTLFLVAADHPARGALGAGGDPTAMADRRSLLDRLLIALDDPAVDGVLGTPDVIEELLLLHGLHDKVVIGSMNRGGLAGADWEIDDRFTAYSTESIVDYRLDGGKMLLRLVNSDSGTAPTLHACAEAVSALATAGVMAMVEPLPYERDAQGFLRLQDDASSLARAVTIASGIGRTSAHTWLKLPAPADPEAVLGATTLPSLVLGGPDADMSLWNNTLRHPVVRGLVVGRTLLYPKDGDVAAAVADAAALLRSAREEISA, from the coding sequence GTGATAACCCACTCGCAGTGGCGGGAACTGCTGCACACCAGGGCTTTCGAGCCCAGTGCGATCGCCGCCGCCTACGCCGCGCGTCGGCGCAGACCGCTGCTCGGGCCGAGCGGCACGCTGTTCCTGGTCGCTGCCGATCACCCGGCGCGCGGAGCTCTCGGCGCGGGTGGTGACCCCACCGCGATGGCCGATCGCCGCTCGTTGCTCGACCGCCTGCTCATCGCGCTGGACGATCCGGCGGTGGACGGTGTGCTCGGCACTCCGGACGTCATCGAGGAACTGCTGCTGTTGCACGGCCTGCACGACAAGGTCGTGATCGGCTCGATGAACCGCGGTGGCCTGGCCGGAGCCGACTGGGAGATCGACGACCGCTTCACCGCCTATTCCACGGAGTCCATTGTGGACTACCGGCTGGACGGCGGGAAGATGCTGCTGCGCTTGGTCAATTCTGATTCCGGAACGGCGCCGACGCTACACGCGTGTGCCGAGGCAGTGTCCGCGTTGGCCACCGCGGGCGTCATGGCGATGGTCGAACCGTTGCCCTACGAACGGGACGCCCAGGGGTTCCTCCGTCTTCAAGACGACGCAAGCTCGCTGGCCAGGGCGGTCACCATCGCCTCCGGTATCGGTCGGACGTCGGCGCACACGTGGCTCAAGCTCCCTGCGCCCGCCGATCCGGAGGCTGTGCTCGGCGCGACCACGTTGCCCTCGCTGGTCCTCGGCGGTCCGGATGCCGACATGTCCTTGTGGAACAACACATTGCGGCATCCGGTGGTGCGCGGCCTGGTGGTCGGCCGGACGCTGCTCTACCCGAAGGACGGCGACGTGGCCGCGGCGGTCGCCGACGCCGCGGCACTTCTCCGTTCCGCAAGAGAGGAGATCTCCGCGTGA
- a CDS encoding MFS transporter encodes MITRPERYRWVVLAAGALGQGANASYFLGLPVLIPQLREHFALSLPEAGLLVGAVNLGTMLTLVLWGASADRFGERPVMAIGLVAAALCLAGAAATDDVLVAALALLGAGAFGASANAASGRAVMIWFPADQRGIAMGVRQCATPAGAAFSALVLPLAAHTGGVPLAFLVLAAISLVAAIAVLIWVREPEGAVRAPKDSGAGEVLRSPRLWRLSVASACLVIPQFTTAALLVELFHEHRGVSLTVASTLLAVAQLLGAGGRLVNGAWSDRVRSRLGPLRTVSLLIAVSLGLVALLDWGHVAVPVLAVVAVAATALSLSWNGLAFTAAGEMAPEGRSGTALGFQNTANYLSAAIAPGIAGWLAAEVSWPIAFAVGGAAAVLSLVLLRKL; translated from the coding sequence ATGATCACGCGCCCCGAACGGTATCGCTGGGTGGTGCTCGCGGCGGGAGCCCTAGGCCAGGGGGCGAACGCCTCCTACTTCCTCGGCCTTCCCGTGCTCATCCCGCAACTGCGCGAGCACTTCGCGCTGAGCCTGCCGGAGGCGGGCCTCCTGGTGGGTGCGGTCAACCTCGGCACGATGCTGACGCTGGTGCTCTGGGGCGCCAGCGCGGACCGCTTCGGCGAGCGCCCGGTGATGGCCATCGGCCTCGTCGCGGCGGCCCTGTGCCTCGCCGGGGCGGCGGCGACCGACGACGTGCTGGTCGCCGCGCTGGCGCTGCTCGGCGCCGGGGCGTTCGGGGCGAGCGCGAACGCGGCGAGCGGGCGGGCCGTGATGATCTGGTTCCCCGCGGACCAGCGGGGCATCGCGATGGGGGTGCGGCAGTGCGCCACCCCGGCGGGCGCGGCGTTCTCCGCGCTGGTGCTGCCCCTGGCCGCGCACACCGGCGGCGTTCCGCTGGCCTTCCTGGTGCTGGCCGCGATCAGCCTGGTCGCCGCGATCGCCGTCCTGATCTGGGTCCGTGAGCCGGAGGGCGCCGTGCGGGCGCCGAAGGACAGCGGGGCCGGGGAGGTGCTGCGCTCCCCCAGGCTGTGGCGGCTCAGCGTGGCCAGCGCGTGCCTGGTGATCCCGCAGTTCACCACCGCCGCCCTGCTGGTCGAGCTGTTCCACGAGCACCGCGGCGTCAGCCTGACCGTCGCCTCGACCCTGCTCGCCGTCGCGCAGCTGCTCGGCGCGGGTGGACGGCTGGTCAACGGGGCGTGGTCGGACCGGGTGCGGAGCAGGCTCGGGCCGCTGCGCACCGTCTCGTTGCTGATCGCCGTGTCACTGGGCCTGGTGGCCCTGCTGGACTGGGGACACGTGGCCGTTCCGGTGCTCGCGGTGGTGGCGGTGGCGGCCACCGCGCTGTCGCTGAGCTGGAACGGGCTGGCGTTCACCGCGGCCGGGGAAATGGCTCCGGAGGGCCGCAGCGGCACGGCGCTGGGCTTCCAGAACACGGCCAACTACCTGTCGGCGGCGATCGCGCCGGGCATCGCGGGCTGGCTGGCCGCCGAGGTGTCCTGGCCGATCGCGTTCGCGGTGGGCGGCGCGGCCGCGGTGCTGAGCCTGGTGTTGCTGCGCAAGCTCTGA
- a CDS encoding MFS transporter — protein sequence MRDLPGTFRRVWAGESVSMLGDYSYDVVFAWLVLSTTGSSTTTLAAVMVSIAVPRGALLLVGGAVTDRLSPRAVMLLSHLVRGGCVLALALLNATGTIAIWHFFVIGVLSGVAEAFFWPASTSILPSLVSDDQLPKANALLGMSEQVGRLVGPMAGGVLVAVGNTTTAMLVNAATFLFAATTLSRAPKGTPADRPEAPLWREIGVGLRYARDSVEMRIVLLLVTAATLAYAGVFVVGLPVLAKELSGSPIALGVLSASWGLGQLVGAFGASVTGLPKRWGLLIIGMALCEGLAFALVGFLPSVWGVAVVLALLGVGVAYSSDVALPAFIQSTAPRELLGRVNSIVDLPRMTLDSVSIALMGVLIAIDVRWAFVIAALPMIAVGTGLAFSRTAREMRAR from the coding sequence ATGCGCGATCTTCCGGGGACCTTCCGCCGTGTCTGGGCGGGCGAGTCGGTCTCCATGCTCGGGGACTACAGCTACGACGTGGTCTTCGCGTGGCTGGTGCTGTCCACCACCGGGTCCTCGACCACGACCCTGGCCGCCGTCATGGTGTCGATCGCGGTGCCGCGCGGTGCGCTGCTGCTGGTCGGCGGCGCGGTCACGGACCGGCTCTCGCCGCGTGCGGTCATGCTGCTCTCCCACCTGGTGCGCGGCGGCTGCGTGCTCGCGCTGGCGCTGCTCAACGCCACCGGGACGATCGCGATCTGGCACTTCTTCGTCATCGGAGTGCTGTCGGGTGTCGCCGAGGCGTTCTTCTGGCCCGCCAGCACGAGCATCCTGCCGTCGCTGGTCTCCGACGACCAGCTGCCGAAGGCCAACGCGCTGCTCGGGATGAGCGAGCAGGTCGGACGCCTGGTCGGACCGATGGCGGGCGGCGTGCTGGTCGCGGTGGGCAACACCACCACGGCGATGCTGGTGAACGCGGCGACCTTCCTGTTCGCGGCGACGACGCTGAGCCGGGCGCCGAAGGGGACGCCCGCGGACCGACCCGAGGCACCGCTGTGGCGGGAGATCGGCGTCGGGCTGCGCTACGCCCGCGACAGCGTCGAGATGCGGATCGTCCTGCTGCTGGTCACCGCGGCCACGCTGGCCTACGCCGGGGTCTTCGTCGTCGGGTTGCCCGTCCTCGCCAAGGAACTGTCCGGCAGCCCGATCGCGCTCGGCGTGCTGTCGGCGTCGTGGGGGCTCGGCCAGCTCGTCGGTGCCTTCGGCGCCTCGGTCACCGGGCTGCCGAAGCGGTGGGGTCTGTTGATCATCGGCATGGCGCTGTGCGAGGGCCTGGCGTTCGCGCTCGTCGGTTTCCTGCCCAGCGTCTGGGGCGTGGCCGTGGTGCTCGCGCTGCTCGGGGTCGGCGTCGCCTATTCCAGCGACGTGGCGCTGCCCGCCTTCATCCAGAGCACCGCGCCGCGCGAGCTGCTCGGCCGGGTGAACAGCATCGTCGACCTGCCGAGGATGACGCTGGACTCCGTCTCGATCGCGCTGATGGGCGTGCTGATCGCGATCGACGTGCGGTGGGCGTTCGTGATCGCGGCGCTGCCGATGATCGCGGTCGGCACCGGGCTGGCGTTCAGCCGGACGGCTCGGGAGATGCGGGCGCGTTAG
- the iolD gene encoding 3D-(3,5/4)-trihydroxycyclohexane-1,2-dione acylhydrolase (decyclizing), translated as MTRSVQNPGGSGVRTVRLTTAQALVRWLIAQRTELLDGSQAPLFPGVFAIFGHGNVLGIGNALEEHRDEIPVWRGQNEQGMALAAIGYAKATHRRQVMVATSSIGPGALNMVTAAGVAHANRLPVLLLPGDTFASRAPDPVLQQVEHFGDGTLTVNDAFRAVSRYFDRITKPEQLLAALPQAARVLTDPADCGPVTLALPQDVQGEAFDFPESLFAPVVHHITRPRPDSRAIERAAGLLKNAKHPLLVVGGGVRYSGAGGKVLEFAQTHGVPITETTAGRTLVPHDHRLHAGPLGVTGSSSANTLAAKADVVIAVGTRLQDFTTASWTVFHPEAKIISINAARFDAVKHGSLAVVADAAEGLRELNRALGDWKAGDPWTVSASHERGKWDAHIDGLRQAKDGLPTYAQVVGAVNDNAHPQDYVMTASGGLPGELIGGWRALGAATMDVEYGFSCMGYELAGAWGAAMARAETHPDGVVTTLLGDGSYLMMNSELFSAAFAGHPLVAVVCDNDGFAVIARLQQGQGGAAYNNMFADCRSGVDSTKRRVDFTAHAAALGCGVIQADTLDEVGPAYTAAREQARQERRPVVVLVRTHPSSWTEAGAWWEVGVPETAHRTEITEAHREAREARTRQLRYLAN; from the coding sequence ATGACTCGTTCGGTGCAAAACCCAGGAGGTAGTGGAGTGCGTACGGTTCGGCTGACCACGGCCCAGGCTCTGGTGCGGTGGCTGATCGCCCAGCGCACGGAGCTGCTGGACGGTTCGCAGGCGCCGCTGTTCCCCGGCGTGTTCGCGATCTTCGGCCACGGCAACGTGCTCGGCATCGGCAACGCCCTCGAAGAGCACCGCGACGAGATCCCGGTCTGGCGCGGGCAGAACGAGCAGGGCATGGCGCTCGCGGCGATCGGTTACGCCAAGGCCACCCACCGCCGCCAGGTCATGGTCGCGACGTCGTCCATCGGCCCGGGCGCGCTCAACATGGTCACCGCGGCGGGTGTCGCCCACGCCAACCGGCTGCCGGTGTTGCTGCTGCCGGGCGACACCTTCGCCAGCCGCGCGCCCGACCCCGTCCTCCAGCAGGTCGAGCACTTCGGCGACGGCACGCTCACCGTCAACGACGCGTTCCGCGCGGTGAGCCGCTACTTCGACCGGATCACCAAGCCGGAGCAGCTGCTCGCCGCGCTGCCGCAGGCCGCACGAGTGCTCACCGACCCCGCCGACTGCGGACCGGTGACCCTCGCGCTGCCGCAGGACGTGCAGGGCGAGGCGTTCGACTTCCCGGAGTCGCTGTTCGCGCCGGTGGTGCACCACATCACCCGCCCCCGCCCCGATTCCCGCGCGATCGAGCGCGCCGCCGGACTCCTCAAGAACGCGAAGCACCCGTTGCTCGTGGTCGGCGGCGGTGTCCGTTACTCCGGCGCGGGCGGCAAGGTGCTGGAGTTCGCCCAGACCCACGGCGTCCCGATCACCGAGACCACCGCGGGCCGGACCCTGGTCCCGCACGACCACCGACTGCACGCGGGGCCGCTCGGCGTCACCGGCTCGTCCTCGGCGAACACCCTCGCCGCCAAGGCCGACGTGGTGATCGCGGTCGGCACCCGCCTGCAGGACTTCACCACCGCGTCGTGGACGGTCTTCCACCCCGAAGCCAAGATCATCTCGATCAACGCCGCCCGCTTCGACGCGGTCAAGCACGGCTCGCTCGCCGTGGTGGCCGACGCCGCCGAAGGGTTGCGCGAGCTGAACCGCGCGCTCGGCGACTGGAAGGCCGGCGACCCGTGGACGGTCTCCGCCTCCCACGAGCGCGGCAAGTGGGACGCGCACATCGACGGCCTCCGTCAAGCCAAGGACGGCCTGCCGACCTACGCACAGGTGGTCGGCGCGGTCAACGACAACGCCCACCCGCAGGACTACGTGATGACCGCGTCGGGCGGCCTGCCCGGCGAGCTGATCGGCGGCTGGCGCGCGCTGGGCGCCGCGACGATGGACGTCGAGTACGGCTTCTCCTGCATGGGATACGAGCTCGCCGGCGCGTGGGGCGCGGCGATGGCCCGCGCGGAGACGCACCCGGACGGCGTCGTCACGACACTGCTCGGCGACGGCTCCTACCTGATGATGAACTCCGAGCTGTTCTCCGCCGCGTTCGCCGGGCACCCCCTGGTCGCGGTGGTCTGCGACAACGACGGCTTCGCGGTGATCGCCCGCCTCCAGCAGGGCCAGGGCGGCGCGGCCTACAACAACATGTTCGCCGACTGCCGGTCAGGCGTGGACAGCACGAAGCGCCGCGTGGACTTCACCGCGCACGCCGCCGCGCTGGGGTGCGGGGTGATCCAGGCCGACACCCTCGACGAGGTCGGTCCGGCGTACACGGCGGCCCGCGAACAGGCGCGCCAGGAGCGCCGCCCAGTCGTGGTCCTGGTGCGCACCCACCCGTCGTCGTGGACCGAGGCCGGAGCCTGGTGGGAGGTGGGAGTCCCCGAAACCGCCCACCGCACCGAGATCACCGAGGCCCACCGCGAGGCCCGGGAGGCCCGCACCCGCCAACTCCGCTACCTCGCGAACTGA